In Caldicellulosiruptor obsidiansis OB47, a single window of DNA contains:
- the cmr6 gene encoding type III-B CRISPR module RAMP protein Cmr6 gives MSKQQKSKNLKSDQQANRQLNSAIAEWDNFSLAFLKGVSFEIRKNKNFDLINQKSKKVYLQSISISKAKEKLPLIQNQINYKLKSIEEYLLANHFLKVIDINMKNISRLVVGLGSEHVFETSLTLDYIWGIPYIPSSAVKGGCKAAAFWEIVSLILNNYDKKESQKEISQDEINEVAKYVFQNLYNEDIYFENYKLLDLSDINKRILLYKLIFGTKNFEGLFTFLDAYPQNLSELTSIFELDIINSHYPDYYSNPINNPAGDWYNPQPVNFLAVKPGIEFKFIVFYDKHRAEKLVEFFETKSTCETKSICFELIQLLEKDNFKIFKNIIKTALNFYGIGAKTRLGYGLFEEVRRDN, from the coding sequence ATGTCAAAACAACAGAAGAGTAAAAATTTGAAAAGTGATCAACAAGCAAATCGGCAGTTAAATTCAGCTATAGCAGAGTGGGATAACTTTTCACTTGCTTTTTTAAAAGGTGTTTCTTTTGAAATACGCAAAAATAAAAATTTTGATCTTATAAATCAAAAAAGCAAAAAAGTATACTTACAATCAATTTCTATTAGCAAAGCAAAAGAAAAATTACCTCTTATTCAAAATCAAATAAATTACAAATTGAAAAGTATTGAAGAATACTTGCTTGCTAATCACTTTTTAAAGGTTATTGATATTAATATGAAAAATATATCAAGACTCGTTGTTGGTTTAGGTTCTGAACATGTATTCGAAACATCCTTAACTCTTGATTATATTTGGGGAATTCCTTATATACCATCTTCTGCTGTTAAAGGTGGATGTAAGGCTGCTGCATTCTGGGAAATAGTTTCGTTAATATTAAATAACTATGATAAAAAAGAATCTCAAAAAGAAATTTCTCAAGACGAAATTAATGAAGTAGCAAAATATGTTTTCCAAAACTTATATAATGAAGACATTTATTTTGAAAACTATAAACTATTAGATCTTAGCGATATTAATAAAAGAATTTTACTATATAAACTTATATTTGGGACAAAGAATTTTGAAGGGTTATTTACATTTTTAGATGCATATCCTCAAAATCTATCGGAATTAACCTCTATATTTGAATTAGATATAATAAATTCCCATTACCCTGATTATTACAGCAATCCTATAAACAATCCAGCTGGGGACTGGTACAACCCACAACCTGTTAACTTCTTAGCAGTCAAACCAGGAATTGAATTTAAATTCATTGTGTTTTATGACAAACACCGGGCCGAGAAGTTAGTAGAATTTTTTGAAACAAAAAGCACATGTGAAACAAAAAGCATATGTTTTGAGCTAATCCAATTACTAGAAAAAGATAATTTTAAAATCTTTAAAAACATAATAAAAACCGCTTTAAACTTTTATGGCATAGGTGCAAAAACACGATTAGGTTATGGTTTATTTGAAGAAGTTCGTAGAGATAACTAA
- the cmr5 gene encoding type III-B CRISPR module-associated protein Cmr5 gives MNIKSIEQEMAQFCFNEISSYKIKLDKSDELLKFKSDIRRLPAMITNNGLLATLVFFKKSNENVYNIINGWFSNKLQNIDLIEYLTKENYEDLLFKTSEVLKLANWLKRIVEVEIKDVKTTEE, from the coding sequence ATGAATATAAAAAGCATAGAACAAGAAATGGCTCAGTTTTGTTTCAATGAAATTTCAAGCTATAAAATCAAATTAGATAAAAGTGATGAACTTTTAAAGTTTAAATCTGATATAAGAAGACTTCCTGCTATGATAACCAATAATGGTCTTCTGGCAACCTTAGTATTTTTTAAAAAATCTAATGAAAATGTTTATAATATCATAAATGGCTGGTTTTCAAACAAGCTACAAAATATTGATTTAATTGAATATTTAACTAAAGAAAATTATGAAGATCTTCTTTTTAAAACCTCCGAAGTTCTTAAACTTGCTAATTGGTTAAAAAGAATTGTTGAGGTGGAAATAAAAGATGTCAAAACAACAGAAGAGTAA
- the cmr4 gene encoding type III-B CRISPR module RAMP protein Cmr4 produces the protein MFKDVILATYYCETPLHMGSGQSISYVDLPIQREKHTDFPVIWSSSIKGVARDKALRSGWSKTKLLYIFGSEAEESSDNLVASCISFTDAKILFYPVRSANGIFAWLTCPFVIKRFIQEMEYTGILCDNPDILKAINEWITSIETPISQNKVVLIDENSCIKNSSEKVMLEEFEFSSEVVSNDKIIGFFKEILPTNTLTEELEKRLAIVSDNIFSAFVKYAVEIRTRIRIDQITGVVDDKALFTEELLPSESIFYGFIFSTDPFFGIGNDLYNKLKLSSVDWEELGSSVSTEKLNILKEAAGEKCEDRYLSSQDVINQLKKLLDNGLLQLGADSTLGRGFVKVKATSKLQG, from the coding sequence ATGTTCAAAGATGTAATCTTGGCAACATATTATTGTGAAACTCCTCTACATATGGGTTCTGGACAAAGTATATCATACGTAGACCTGCCAATTCAAAGAGAAAAACACACAGACTTCCCTGTTATCTGGTCAAGCAGTATCAAAGGTGTTGCCCGAGATAAAGCTTTGAGAAGCGGATGGAGTAAAACAAAACTTTTATATATCTTTGGTTCTGAGGCAGAAGAATCTTCTGATAATTTAGTTGCATCATGTATAAGCTTTACTGATGCAAAAATACTTTTTTACCCTGTGCGTTCAGCAAACGGCATCTTTGCTTGGTTAACCTGTCCATTTGTTATAAAAAGATTTATCCAAGAAATGGAATATACTGGTATTTTATGCGATAATCCTGATATATTAAAAGCAATAAATGAGTGGATTACTTCTATAGAAACTCCTATATCTCAAAACAAAGTAGTGTTGATTGATGAAAATAGCTGTATAAAAAATTCTTCAGAAAAAGTAATGCTGGAAGAATTTGAATTCTCATCAGAAGTTGTAAGCAATGATAAAATTATTGGCTTTTTTAAAGAAATTCTCCCAACAAATACACTCACAGAAGAACTTGAAAAGAGATTAGCAATAGTTTCAGACAATATTTTTTCAGCTTTTGTTAAATATGCTGTTGAAATTAGAACTCGAATAAGAATAGACCAAATAACAGGTGTTGTTGACGATAAAGCACTATTTACTGAAGAACTTTTGCCTTCAGAGAGTATTTTTTACGGTTTTATTTTTTCAACCGACCCGTTTTTTGGTATTGGTAATGATTTATACAACAAATTGAAATTATCATCTGTCGATTGGGAAGAATTGGGTAGTTCTGTTTCCACCGAAAAGTTAAACATATTAAAAGAAGCAGCTGGAGAAAAATGTGAAGACAGGTATTTGTCTTCTCAAGATGTTATAAATCAACTTAAAAAACTACTTGACAATGGACTTCTTCAACTTGGTGCAGATTCAACTCTTGGAAGAGGTTTTGTAAAGGTAAAAGCTACTTCAAAACTCCAAGGATAA
- the cmr1 gene encoding type III-B CRISPR module RAMP protein Cmr1 — protein sequence MREYNFHCEIVTPLYMCGSEKEKLELRSQSFNGLFRYWFRIGGGDLEDEKRIFGFGGNNGRKGLVQIIVEQTSNKDSYQRSEKLNFELKKGFDYLNYFLRKRENFCFQCGQQFKLTFRFSPLATEDDIKKFFCSVWLAMNLGNFGARARRGFGSVKVNKIDGSDEIFKFLEFIPTAPLKDWFNKNLNSIKSILFSKERESIPCLFNNSVEIYYLKKGNLEDSYKKWVSEIYKNKKKNKYMPHLKALDFELGNPLKALSFMGCLLMEFRNYYMPDYKNLISAIKNPLSAKNNGITIERSVFGLPLPFRIGNYNYSVDACYKQSQNSKSRRASPLWFKILLLNSPSNSSNSVECLFIVMKSDFLPNNMEILLNIQNNKNNENNEIKCSTNNWNAIDSFINTLKYCDLIDKLDF from the coding sequence ATGAGGGAATACAACTTTCACTGTGAAATTGTTACTCCTCTTTATATGTGTGGGAGTGAAAAAGAAAAATTAGAGTTAAGAAGTCAGTCTTTTAATGGGCTTTTTAGGTATTGGTTTCGAATTGGAGGAGGAGATTTAGAAGATGAAAAAAGAATATTTGGTTTTGGAGGAAACAATGGCAGAAAAGGACTTGTGCAGATAATAGTAGAACAAACTTCTAATAAAGATTCTTATCAAAGGAGCGAGAAACTCAACTTTGAGTTAAAAAAAGGCTTTGATTATCTGAATTATTTTTTAAGAAAACGAGAAAATTTTTGTTTTCAATGTGGACAACAGTTTAAGCTAACCTTCCGTTTTTCACCTTTAGCAACAGAAGATGATATAAAGAAGTTTTTTTGCAGTGTATGGCTTGCTATGAATCTTGGTAACTTTGGTGCAAGAGCAAGAAGAGGTTTTGGGTCTGTAAAAGTTAATAAAATAGATGGTAGTGATGAAATATTTAAATTCCTTGAATTTATTCCTACAGCACCTTTAAAAGATTGGTTTAATAAAAATCTTAATTCGATAAAAAGTATTTTGTTTTCAAAAGAAAGAGAGTCTATTCCTTGTTTGTTTAACAATAGTGTAGAAATATATTATCTCAAAAAAGGCAATTTGGAAGATTCATATAAAAAATGGGTCAGTGAAATATACAAAAACAAGAAAAAAAATAAATATATGCCTCATTTAAAAGCATTAGATTTTGAGCTGGGTAACCCTTTAAAAGCATTGTCATTTATGGGTTGTTTACTCATGGAATTTAGAAATTATTATATGCCTGATTATAAAAATTTAATTTCTGCAATTAAAAATCCTTTGTCGGCAAAAAATAATGGAATAACAATTGAAAGATCTGTGTTTGGTTTGCCTTTGCCTTTTAGAATTGGGAATTATAATTATTCTGTAGATGCCTGTTACAAACAATCACAAAACTCTAAAAGTAGACGGGCATCACCTTTGTGGTTCAAAATATTATTATTAAATTCTCCCTCAAATTCTTCAAACAGTGTTGAATGTTTGTTTATAGTAATGAAGTCTGATTTTTTACCAAACAACATGGAAATACTTTTAAATATTCAAAATAATAAAAATAATGAAAATAATGAAATAAAATGTTCAACAAATAATTGGAATGCTATAGATAGTTTTATTAATACCTTAAAATATTGTGATCTAATTGATAAATTAGACTTTTAA
- a CDS encoding type III-B CRISPR module-associated Cmr3 family protein, with product MMLKFEFEPFDVLFFGSGKAFNRGDDASSIFPPFSHTFAGAISKKLATFLNIESSKVIKYIYGPFVKRLTETYNEETNSCQKKETIFFSIPSNIYTARKEDNPNFFCILKPLENRALKLFFSKNTNKPDKISTFCVYTKDETEIEPFTGFISIEYLKHWLEGSLENKLSNTNIDIENKKNIIKLDEICQNDNRIGIKINHRDGTVEKKSGVYRVSFKKLKIEPAEKFSFVVWVEFNLEDENLKKTNLGYEQIKAIFEKSPRVLKVGGESRIVSYKIEEVSFFDEIKDLLKVENTFVGFLKFENNNLLIFPEFPGKIIEIQKDEQIQILFLTHGVFDNFLPDLLDKCGFRTITMTMNSCLNITLYSSKNTRFFSKAIPAGTVIWAIAEKDIEISSGNISSLPINSFIGSNLVLIRKEKT from the coding sequence ATGATGCTAAAATTTGAATTTGAACCTTTTGATGTTTTGTTTTTTGGAAGTGGAAAAGCTTTTAACAGGGGAGATGATGCAAGTTCCATCTTTCCCCCGTTTTCGCATACCTTTGCCGGAGCAATATCAAAAAAACTTGCAACTTTTCTCAATATAGAATCTTCAAAAGTAATAAAATATATATATGGTCCTTTTGTGAAAAGACTTACAGAAACATACAATGAAGAAACAAACTCATGTCAGAAAAAGGAAACTATATTTTTTTCTATACCTTCAAATATATACACTGCCAGAAAAGAAGATAATCCTAATTTTTTCTGTATATTAAAGCCGTTAGAAAATCGAGCATTGAAGTTATTTTTTTCTAAAAATACTAACAAGCCAGATAAAATCTCTACATTTTGTGTTTACACTAAAGATGAAACTGAAATTGAACCTTTTACTGGGTTTATTTCAATAGAATATTTAAAACATTGGTTAGAAGGTTCGTTAGAAAATAAACTTTCAAATACAAATATTGATATTGAAAACAAAAAAAATATTATTAAGCTTGATGAGATATGCCAAAACGATAACAGAATTGGTATAAAAATAAATCATAGAGATGGAACTGTTGAAAAAAAAAGTGGTGTTTACAGAGTATCTTTTAAAAAGCTCAAAATTGAGCCTGCAGAAAAGTTCTCATTTGTTGTATGGGTAGAATTTAATCTTGAAGATGAAAATCTCAAAAAAACTAATTTAGGATATGAGCAAATAAAAGCAATTTTTGAAAAATCACCACGTGTACTGAAAGTTGGTGGTGAGTCAAGAATAGTATCTTACAAGATTGAAGAAGTGTCTTTTTTTGATGAAATAAAAGATCTTCTTAAAGTTGAAAATACTTTTGTTGGATTTTTAAAGTTTGAGAATAATAATTTATTAATATTCCCAGAATTCCCAGGAAAAATTATAGAGATACAAAAAGATGAACAAATTCAAATTTTATTTCTTACCCATGGGGTATTTGATAACTTTTTGCCAGATTTGCTCGACAAATGCGGTTTTAGAACTATCACCATGACAATGAACAGTTGTCTTAATATAACACTATATTCATCAAAAAATACAAGATTTTTCTCAAAAGCAATTCCGGCTGGTACAGTAATTTGGGCTATTGCTGAAAAAGATATTGAAATTTCATCAGGAAATATTTCATCTTTGCCAATAAATAGTTTTATTGGTTCAAATCTTGTTCTTATTAGAAAGGAGAAAACCTAA
- the cas10 gene encoding type III-B CRISPR-associated protein Cas10/Cmr2, translating into MSIWKLKLKAFLHDPLDKQWILSFDNDDPNTKAQLNIDKFTCPKNKNHKEAIHEIVAEKFLNYILPGECIEELLPIIKIADRISYPMNEVLSEKLKSKTEKIRDHKDICFRNIYIEKLEENVICKDFENKHQELEEFFKLLGNICSVLTCNDDKAKLAFLLLWLYVPDLFKWVNIHPADSRIPSHSIYNHLVQTSAITTAIVDVDKLSSGDLVGSIPTFLIFTIGPVQSFIATARKTQDLWAGSYILSYLTYKCLEPLIDQLGPDIVIYPNLRGQPLIEKRWLYKTFEDENDCLEKIIKLLKGIYCKAENEDNSKLLIANIPNRFLAIIPYSKNTIVEECKKALENALKNFAKKIVNFIKKQLSEEEENKKFVKNQHSDELEINPSICDEIETQLLSYFQVYYAILPWTTNKCNLQNSGKIPGGLTSENVFHDHKILFEESEIRNLIEEIIRIEQGLENKEDIDFSKVGIGRAYPLLIDLLEKLLGARKSVREIKFIPYYNREKCHLCGENEIVFLAKDEEKNKLYWHKLREKNPGLLKQNERLCGVCLFKRLFPKLLEEEFGFEISSFPSTSEIACIPVKEKLLKTNPKFIEEFIEKYNQFKTQIESSGKKFPSSETVPALKKFFGTKYQDFAFIDGQWLMEESYTKDYLKNELGIENIDESILENMRNFLKSANLNFSRYFAILQMDGDHMGKWIRGFGKSEGDNIEFPTIGETIHPDVYNELLKNSNGIEELFNKIHPATPTYHQILSSRLCSFALYDVRKIVEEKYFGKLIYAGGDDVLALLPVNTVLNCAYELQERYKKTVISRATMSAGIVIAYHKYPLSLALKAVRSAEKKAKNKLGRNAFCVQLITHSGEIKECGGKWELVEFINKVKNEFQNGSVPKVICNQIIEVINRLLDTEKEYVSEEIVDILELEIKRLWKRKKKNEDKKSVLKIEDIIYCFRKCITEKEENCNKFKTQNILMFGYLFALAKFLTGKNDLDL; encoded by the coding sequence ATGAGCATATGGAAATTAAAACTGAAAGCCTTCTTGCATGACCCTCTCGATAAGCAATGGATACTTAGCTTTGATAATGATGATCCCAACACTAAAGCTCAGCTCAATATAGATAAATTTACTTGCCCAAAAAACAAAAATCACAAAGAAGCAATCCACGAAATAGTAGCAGAAAAATTTCTTAATTATATTCTTCCTGGAGAATGTATAGAGGAATTATTACCAATCATTAAAATTGCAGATAGAATTTCTTACCCGATGAATGAAGTATTAAGTGAAAAACTTAAAAGTAAAACAGAAAAAATTAGAGACCATAAAGATATTTGTTTTCGAAATATTTATATAGAAAAGCTTGAAGAAAATGTGATTTGTAAAGATTTTGAAAATAAGCATCAAGAACTTGAAGAATTTTTCAAATTATTGGGAAATATTTGTTCTGTGCTAACCTGTAATGATGATAAAGCAAAATTAGCCTTTTTACTTCTCTGGCTGTATGTTCCCGATTTATTCAAATGGGTAAATATCCACCCAGCAGATAGTAGAATACCTTCTCATTCAATTTACAACCATTTAGTTCAGACAAGTGCTATCACAACAGCCATTGTAGATGTTGATAAACTTTCCTCGGGAGATTTAGTAGGTAGTATCCCAACATTTTTAATTTTTACTATTGGTCCTGTTCAAAGCTTTATTGCAACAGCACGTAAAACTCAAGATTTATGGGCAGGAAGTTACATTCTTTCTTACCTTACATATAAGTGCTTAGAGCCTCTGATAGACCAACTTGGACCTGATATTGTAATTTATCCTAATTTGAGAGGGCAACCTTTAATAGAAAAAAGATGGCTTTATAAAACTTTTGAAGACGAAAATGATTGTCTTGAAAAGATTATCAAATTGCTGAAAGGAATATACTGTAAAGCGGAAAATGAAGATAACAGTAAATTGTTAATTGCAAATATTCCCAATCGATTTTTGGCAATTATTCCTTATAGCAAAAACACAATTGTTGAGGAATGCAAAAAAGCTCTAGAAAATGCACTTAAAAACTTTGCCAAGAAAATCGTAAATTTTATCAAAAAACAACTTTCAGAAGAAGAGGAAAATAAAAAATTTGTTAAAAATCAGCATTCAGATGAATTAGAAATCAATCCCTCTATTTGTGATGAAATTGAAACTCAACTTTTGTCATATTTTCAAGTTTATTATGCAATATTACCTTGGACTACTAATAAATGCAACCTGCAAAATTCTGGCAAAATTCCTGGTGGACTAACAAGCGAAAATGTATTTCATGACCATAAAATTTTATTTGAAGAAAGCGAAATTCGAAATTTAATAGAAGAAATAATTAGAATTGAGCAAGGGCTTGAAAATAAAGAAGATATTGATTTTTCTAAGGTTGGCATAGGCAGGGCATATCCTTTGTTGATCGATCTTTTAGAAAAACTTTTAGGTGCACGAAAAAGTGTTCGAGAAATTAAATTTATCCCCTATTATAATAGAGAAAAATGCCATTTGTGTGGCGAAAATGAAATAGTTTTTTTAGCTAAGGATGAAGAGAAAAATAAACTATATTGGCACAAACTAAGAGAAAAAAACCCTGGTCTTTTGAAACAAAATGAAAGGCTTTGTGGGGTATGTTTATTTAAAAGACTTTTTCCAAAACTGCTTGAGGAAGAATTTGGTTTTGAAATTTCATCATTCCCATCTACTTCAGAAATTGCTTGTATACCAGTCAAAGAAAAACTGTTAAAAACTAATCCAAAATTTATTGAAGAATTTATAGAGAAATATAACCAATTTAAAACGCAGATAGAATCAAGTGGCAAAAAATTTCCTTCATCTGAAACAGTACCTGCTTTGAAAAAATTTTTTGGTACTAAATACCAAGATTTCGCTTTTATTGATGGTCAGTGGCTTATGGAAGAAAGTTACACAAAAGATTATCTTAAAAATGAGTTAGGTATCGAAAATATTGATGAAAGCATTCTTGAAAATATGAGAAATTTTTTGAAAAGCGCAAACTTAAATTTTTCAAGATACTTTGCAATTTTGCAAATGGATGGCGACCATATGGGCAAATGGATTAGAGGATTTGGGAAAAGTGAGGGTGACAACATTGAATTTCCTACAATTGGCGAAACTATTCATCCTGATGTATATAATGAGTTGTTAAAAAATTCTAATGGTATTGAGGAACTTTTTAATAAAATACATCCTGCTACCCCTACATACCATCAAATATTAAGCAGTAGATTATGTTCTTTTGCCCTATATGACGTAAGAAAAATTGTTGAAGAAAAATATTTCGGAAAATTGATATATGCGGGTGGCGATGATGTTTTAGCATTGCTTCCTGTAAATACTGTTTTAAATTGTGCGTATGAACTTCAAGAGCGATACAAAAAAACAGTAATCTCCCGGGCTACAATGAGTGCAGGAATTGTTATAGCTTATCATAAATATCCTTTATCACTTGCTTTAAAAGCAGTAAGAAGTGCAGAAAAAAAAGCAAAAAATAAGCTTGGCAGAAATGCTTTTTGTGTTCAGCTTATAACCCACTCTGGCGAAATTAAAGAATGTGGTGGCAAATGGGAATTAGTGGAATTTATAAATAAGGTAAAAAATGAATTTCAAAATGGTTCAGTCCCTAAAGTTATTTGCAATCAAATTATTGAGGTTATAAATCGTTTATTAGATACTGAAAAGGAATATGTTTCAGAGGAAATAGTAGATATTTTAGAACTGGAAATAAAAAGGTTGTGGAAAAGAAAGAAGAAAAATGAAGATAAAAAATCTGTCTTAAAGATAGAAGATATAATTTATTGTTTTAGAAAATGTATAACTGAAAAAGAGGAGAATTGCAATAAATTCAAAACACAAAATATCTTAATGTTTGGTTATCTTTTTGCTTTAGCAAAATTTTTGACAGGTAAGAATGATCTTGATTTATAA
- the csx1 gene encoding CRISPR-associated CARF protein Csx1, which produces MKLIYQLGRLDTNMEQQKFKIGKDNEDYTEKAELSSLFLKKYFKEKNNDEVKVILLYPVSLPFNPNLIRDNSKLHEISKKKIEEIWEREDEYFNNPYNYFESYFPYCNEKDDFRIIHSLGSYSYGKKRDDAKKVQFDTTYGDIVLEIFLDMIKRYLKMNNSISEIYIDISSGHNIYISAMLEAFRHFATFTSLRHWVDKRKRPKFFITICDPILPGSENIYQVYIEEQRFNVFLESPIKRWEFEDIKSENFEDMKKMLFDKQTCELLVAVLERFLMTFSAIKNNIPLYLFDTYTIIDEPDEIQKLLDEIIEYLHVEIAKNYKNSPKLDKNKWIKIINTLGFYLGIIDVINHANILKYKKQKGVKKDDIKNIMKNIYNKFGLTNNIDILSVELDKLSPPDRRIAADILRSNFRNLLNRKNRDRIQRNFFAHCGLEENFVIVNEENGDIYVEYIDDLPELREMVGKMLLERI; this is translated from the coding sequence ATGAAGTTAATATATCAATTAGGTCGTTTGGATACTAATATGGAGCAACAAAAGTTTAAAATTGGTAAAGATAATGAAGATTATACTGAAAAAGCCGAGCTGAGCTCTCTTTTTTTAAAAAAGTATTTCAAAGAGAAGAACAATGATGAAGTAAAGGTAATACTTCTCTACCCAGTTAGTTTACCTTTTAATCCTAATTTGATTAGAGATAATTCTAAACTACATGAAATATCTAAAAAAAAGATTGAAGAGATTTGGGAAAGAGAGGATGAATACTTTAATAATCCATATAACTATTTTGAAAGTTATTTTCCTTATTGTAATGAGAAAGATGACTTTAGAATTATTCATTCGTTGGGTAGCTATTCATATGGTAAAAAAAGAGATGATGCTAAAAAAGTTCAATTTGATACCACTTATGGAGACATTGTGCTTGAGATTTTTCTTGACATGATAAAAAGATACCTCAAAATGAATAATTCGATTTCAGAAATTTACATTGATATTTCAAGTGGTCACAATATTTACATTTCCGCAATGCTTGAGGCGTTTAGGCATTTTGCTACATTTACAAGTTTAAGACACTGGGTAGATAAAAGAAAAAGGCCAAAATTTTTCATCACAATCTGTGACCCTATTTTACCTGGAAGTGAAAATATCTATCAGGTGTATATTGAAGAGCAGAGATTTAATGTTTTTTTGGAGTCTCCTATAAAAAGGTGGGAGTTTGAAGATATAAAAAGTGAGAATTTTGAAGACATGAAAAAGATGTTATTTGATAAGCAGACCTGTGAACTTCTGGTAGCTGTTTTAGAAAGATTTCTAATGACTTTTAGTGCTATAAAAAACAATATACCTCTTTATCTATTTGATACTTATACTATTATTGATGAACCAGATGAAATTCAGAAGTTACTGGATGAAATAATTGAATACTTGCATGTTGAAATAGCAAAAAACTACAAAAATTCGCCGAAATTAGACAAAAATAAATGGATTAAAATAATAAATACTCTTGGATTTTATTTAGGGATAATTGATGTGATAAATCATGCAAACATTTTAAAATATAAAAAACAAAAAGGTGTTAAAAAAGATGATATAAAGAATATAATGAAGAATATATATAATAAATTTGGTCTTACTAATAACATTGATATTCTATCTGTTGAACTAGATAAACTTAGTCCTCCAGACAGAAGAATAGCCGCAGATATCTTGAGGAGCAATTTTAGGAACCTTCTTAATAGAAAAAATAGAGATAGAATACAACGTAATTTTTTTGCTCACTGTGGCCTCGAAGAAAATTTTGTTATTGTAAATGAAGAAAATGGAGATATTTATGTAGAATACATAGATGATTTGCCCGAATTAAGAGAAATGGTGGGAAAGATGCTTCTTGAACGAATATAA